The following coding sequences are from one Alphaproteobacteria bacterium 33-17 window:
- a CDS encoding flagellar motor switch protein FliN, with product MAENQEVVVDQDHIKIESVYDIPVLVSVILGTSEMTVGQLVKLSKGSVVELDRKVGDPVDILVNDRLVAKGEVVIVDDKIGVTLTEIIRAEKDN from the coding sequence GTGGCAGAGAACCAAGAAGTAGTGGTCGACCAGGATCACATTAAAATCGAAAGTGTATATGATATACCTGTATTAGTATCTGTAATCTTAGGAACCTCTGAAATGACAGTAGGTCAACTTGTTAAATTATCTAAAGGTTCAGTGGTCGAACTTGACCGTAAAGTTGGTGATCCTGTTGATATTTTAGTAAATGACAGACTTGTAGCAAAAGGTGAAGTTGTAATTGTAGACGATAAAATTGGCGTAACTCTAACTGAAATTATTAGAGCAGAAAAGGATAACTAA